CGTCTACAAGCCCAAGGCGCCGTCCTACTCCGTCAGCAACATGTCCGTCTCGCAGTTCGACTTCAGCTCCTCCGACCTGACGCTCTACGTCAAGCTCACCGCCTCCGTGCGCGCCGAGAACCCCAACAACAAGGTCACCATCAAGTACGGCGAAGGTTCCCACACCGTGGTCTCCTACCGCGGCACGCCGCTGTGCTCTGGGAAGCTCCCGGCCTTCTTCCAGGGCTACAAGAACGTCACCGTCATGGACATCTCCATGGAGGGCCGCCACGGCTTCGGCTCTGGGCTGCAGCAGGCGCTGGAGGAGAGCGAGAAGGCCGGGGACATCCCGCTCGACATCTTCGTCAGCGTCCCCGTGGAGCTGCAGCTCGGCTCCCTCGACCTCCGACAGGTTAAAGTCAACGTGCACTGCGCGCTCGTCCTCGACAGCATCTCGCCCAAGAAGAAGCCCAACATCAAGTCCGCAACCTACCAGGCCAACGTAGAGTTTTGATTGATTATTCACAATCATATATAATTATTATTATGTATTGGATCGGAGTTGATCAATCCAGGGATCGGAGTTGATCAATCAGTTATGAATGCATATTATTCGTCTGCACTGATTGCTCGGTCGCTAATGTATTTAGTGGTGCCGGGGAGGATCAAGAGTATCActactgcaaaaaaaaaaaagtttatagCAACGGAATAATTTTTTTGTAGGAGCAACCGGTGATGGAGCTATCCTACAGTGGGCGTGCTCTGGACCAACgagatcagccgcccctacaaatagaacagtaggg
Above is a genomic segment from Miscanthus floridulus cultivar M001 chromosome 3, ASM1932011v1, whole genome shotgun sequence containing:
- the LOC136545963 gene encoding NDR1/HIN1-like protein 6 — its product is MGKRSVPRYPEDEDKGGCCGCLCWCCCFLLLIVAALAGTAAYFFFVYKPKAPSYSVSNMSVSQFDFSSSDLTLYVKLTASVRAENPNNKVTIKYGEGSHTVVSYRGTPLCSGKLPAFFQGYKNVTVMDISMEGRHGFGSGLQQALEESEKAGDIPLDIFVSVPVELQLGSLDLRQVKVNVHCALVLDSISPKKKPNIKSATYQANVEF